Within the Paenibacillus sp. AN1007 genome, the region GTTCCAGAAATGCCTTGGCTGCGGCAGGGTCTTTCCTGCCCTCTTTCTCCTCCGACAGCTTCAATCCCGCACCGTAGATGGCATTAATATCCCACTGTGCGCCGCCGGATGTTTTCGGGTTAGGATATAATACCTTAACACCCGGTCTGGTTAAGTCCTCGAAATCCTTGATGCCCTTCGGATTGTCCGCTCTTGTACCCAAAACAACAATTGAACGGGTAATCATGCCCGCATTCGGGGTCTGTTTCCAATCCACAGTGACCAGCTTGGCCTTCACCAGCTTATCAATATCACTTTCCATCGCAAGCAGAGCTACATCCGCTTCAAACCCGCCAACAATCGCTCTGGCCTGTGTTCCTGAAGCCTCATAAGACTCTTGGAAGTTAATCGTCTGCCCCGTCTTTGCCTCCCACTCCTTCTGGAACCTCGGCAGCAGTTCACCTACCGCATCTTTGGCCACACTATACGCACCAATGACCAGTGTTTGGGAAGAATCGCCGGTCGTAACCGAGGCCGGGTCCGCCTGCTTGCTGCTGCATCCGGCAGTCACACAGACGAGCACAAGCATCAGGATCATGTATAAAGGGATCGTTTTCTTTTTAATTTTGCTCGTCTGCATGGCTGCTCCTTCTTTCGTTTCTGCTTTTTCCTTATATAGAATAGGCTCTAGATCATGACCGGCATCGGATCTTCCTTCAGCCGATTCTCCACAACCCAGCTCTCTGAATCGTTAAACAGATAAGCCCGGTGCACAAGCACACGAATCGTTTGACCAATTTCCAGCGTCGTCTTCTCCAGAGAACGATAGGTAATGAGCTTGTGGCCCTCCACCTCTACTTCAACCATCCATTCACTGCCGCGGAAATGAAGATGCTTCACGATCCCTTTTTCCGTAGCAGAGAGCATGGTAAATTCGTTTTTCAATCCGATCTCGATGTACTCCGGTCTGATCAGCGCACGTGTACTGCCACCCTGCACCGCATGTTCAAAGCCTTTCAGCTGAGAAGCATCCTCCACCACCGTAGACTCACCAATAAAGGTCGCTACAAATGGAGTCTGTGGATTTTTGTATATATCCCAAGGGGTTCCCTTCTGCTCTAGGCGACCTTGGCTGATAATCATAATCTCGTCTGCTACTTCAATCGCTTCATCCTGATCATGCGTAACAAAGATGGACGTAATGCCTACACGTTCGATCAGCTCACGCAGCCATGAACGCAGTTCCTGACGAATCTTCGCGTCAATGGCGGCAAATGGTTCATCCAGCAGCAGCAGCTGCGGCTCAGGCGCAAGCGCTCTGGCAAAGGCTACACGCTGGCGCTGGCCGCCTGATAGTTGGTGCGGATAACGCTGTTCAAAACCTTTCAGCCCGGTCAGTTCAACCAGTTCCATCACGCGGTCACGAATCTGGGCTTTGGGTGTTTTTTTTACCTTGAGACCAAACGCAATATTATCAAATACGCTCATATGTTTGAACAGCGCATAGTTTTGAAACACAAACCCGATGCCCCGCTCCTGCGGTGGCAGATGATTTACGACCTTTCCGTGGAAACGGATTTCGCCCGAGCCCGGGCTTTCCAATCCTGCGAGCATACGCAGAATCGACGTTTTCCCGCCCCCACTGGGTCCAAGCAGACCGATCAGATGACCTTTGGCAATATCGAATGAGACATCTTTTACCGCATGAAAATCACCGAAATGTTTGTTCAGATCACGGACTTCTACATGCATCTCAATGCACTTCCTTTCGCTTCTTGGCCCATTCCATCAGGAGCAGCAGTCCCACGGAGAAGGTTACCAGCACCAATGCCACACCGTTCGCTGCCGACACATTGAAGTTTTCTACGTCTTGATATACCAGTGTTGTTGCCGTCTGCGTTTTATTCATAATGTTACCCGATACAACCAATACGGCTCCGAATTCTCCCAGTGAGCGCGCGACCGTCAGTACCAGACCATAGACCACCGCCCAGCGGATGGAAGGCCACGTTACACTCCAGAACGTTCTCCAGCCATAGGCTCCGAGTGTAGAAGCCGCCTCTTCCTGCTGCGAACCCAGCTCCTGCAGGACAGGCATGACCTCCCTCACCATCAGCGGGAATGTAACGAATAACGTGGCAATGACCATGCCCGGGAAAGCATAGACCACATTAAATCCGATACCTTCAAAAAAACCTCCCATGATGCTGTTTGGTCCGAGCAGCAGTACGATCATCAAACCACCAATAACCGGCGATACCGCATAAGGCAGGTCCACAATGCTGTTCAGCAGTCCCTTCACCCGGTCACTCAGCCA harbors:
- a CDS encoding sulfate ABC transporter substrate-binding protein — encoded protein: MQTSKIKKKTIPLYMILMLVLVCVTAGCSSKQADPASVTTGDSSQTLVIGAYSVAKDAVGELLPRFQKEWEAKTGQTINFQESYEASGTQARAIVGGFEADVALLAMESDIDKLVKAKLVTVDWKQTPNAGMITRSIVVLGTRADNPKGIKDFEDLTRPGVKVLYPNPKTSGGAQWDINAIYGAGLKLSEEKEGRKDPAAAKAFLEQVHQNVESLDKSGRSSMAAFEYGVGDVIVTYENELLARIAKGVDYDIVVPKNTILIENPAVVVDKYADKHGNRELAEAFIAYLRTPEAQRIFAKHGFRSVDPDVFAETKDAFPTPAGLFDINYLGGWDEVRKTLYSKRGVWYQVLAGL
- the cysA gene encoding sulfate ABC transporter ATP-binding protein, whose protein sequence is MHVEVRDLNKHFGDFHAVKDVSFDIAKGHLIGLLGPSGGGKTSILRMLAGLESPGSGEIRFHGKVVNHLPPQERGIGFVFQNYALFKHMSVFDNIAFGLKVKKTPKAQIRDRVMELVELTGLKGFEQRYPHQLSGGQRQRVAFARALAPEPQLLLLDEPFAAIDAKIRQELRSWLRELIERVGITSIFVTHDQDEAIEVADEIMIISQGRLEQKGTPWDIYKNPQTPFVATFIGESTVVEDASQLKGFEHAVQGGSTRALIRPEYIEIGLKNEFTMLSATEKGIVKHLHFRGSEWMVEVEVEGHKLITYRSLEKTTLEIGQTIRVLVHRAYLFNDSESWVVENRLKEDPMPVMI
- a CDS encoding sulfate ABC transporter permease subunit, yielding MRKWLIGLTFVVFTLLLIIPLGRILIGAFEDGAGGFVEGIMRPEALHALMMTGLVVLAVTLLNTLFGIMMAIYLVRAGWLSDRVKGLLNSIVDLPYAVSPVIGGLMIVLLLGPNSIMGGFFEGIGFNVVYAFPGMVIATLFVTFPLMVREVMPVLQELGSQQEEAASTLGAYGWRTFWSVTWPSIRWAVVYGLVLTVARSLGEFGAVLVVSGNIMNKTQTATTLVYQDVENFNVSAANGVALVLVTFSVGLLLLMEWAKKRKEVH